The DNA region AGCTCGCCCTTGAGGGCCTTCGAGGTGGTCGCGACCGACACGAGCGTCTTGCCCGCGACGTCGTCCACCAGCTGGGCGTACATGTGCTTGAGGCTCTTGTAGATCGTGAGCCGCGGCCGCAGCTCGGTGCCGGAGATCTTCCGGCGGATGCGGGCCCTGCGCTTCTCGCGCGTGGTGACGTGCTTCGCCATGACGTTCCTCCTTGCGGTGGCGCCGACCCGGCCGCCGCATGAGTGGTTGTGGGGACGGGCGGGCTACGCCGCGCCGGTCTTGCCTTCCTTGC from Anaeromyxobacter dehalogenans 2CP-C includes:
- the rplR gene encoding 50S ribosomal protein L18, translating into MAKHVTTREKRRARIRRKISGTELRPRLTIYKSLKHMYAQLVDDVAGKTLVSVATTSKALKGELGDEDKTGAAKKVGEALAKAAKAKGIEQVVFDRNGFDYHGRVEAVAAAAREAGLKF